From Vicinamibacteria bacterium:
CCGCAGTCTCACGCCAACTCAAGACTCTCTCTCAAGGAAGCTCCGTCCCCCCCGGCCGTCCTGGCCGGAGGACAGTCAGGGCAGAGGGCCGTCCGCCTAGGCCCCGCTCCTGCAGCGGCATAGCGTCGCCCAAGAGTGGCACCATTTCTGCTTAGTGCAGGAGTGAGCGGCCGGTATCGTGCTTCCGCCGCGAAAGGAGGCGTCCGTGCAACGAGCCATGGCGGTCCTCACCTTGGCCCTTGTGGCGGCCGTGCCGGCGTCCGCGCGTGCAGGCGGTCTGGACCTGCGGCTGGGCGCGTTTTTTCCGAGCGGCAACAGCAACCTCTTCGACGACGATAATCAACTCTACCTTCACAATGGTCATCCCGTCACCAAGAGCGACTTCAACGGCATCTACGGCGGCTTGGAGTACAACGCCCGTCTCGCCCGCAATGTGGAGATCGGGTTCAGCGTCGACGGCTACGGCCGCTCGCTGGACACGTCCTACCGTGATTTTGTGTCGCCGAGCGGAGATGAGATCCGGCAGACCCTGCGACTGAACATCGTGCCGGTGGGGGTCTCGATTCGGATTGTGCCCACCAACCGCCGCGCCGCCCTGGCGCCCTACATTGCGGTGGGGGCGGACCTCGTCTTTTGGAACTACGAAGAATTTGGTGACTTCGTGGACTTCTCGGCCCCCGCTCCTCAGCCCATCGTCCCGGACCATTTCAAATCGAGCGGCGTCAGCCCGGGGGCGCACGTGGCGGTGGGCCTGCGGATCGCGCTAAGCCGCGACTTCAGCCTGGTGGGGGAAGGTCGGTACCTGTGGGCCAAAGCGGACATGGGGGGCGACTTCGCGGCCACCCAACCTGGCCTCGGGAACCGCATCGACCTAGGGGGCGCGAGCGCCACCCTGGGGATCCACCTCCGCTTCTAGCCCTTCGGCGACCAGACGCCCGCCTTGGCCCGGGACCGTCCCGGGCGAGGCGGGGCCGCCCTCCCGGGACTCGTCGCGACCTTCGCGGCTCGCGGGCACACTGCCGACCGTCTCTTTTCTAAGATCGCCGGCTCCAAAACGGGCGGTCGGGCGGGCCTGGGCCCGGAGGCCGGCGCGACGCTTTTGCCCTTCTGCCGCGCGAGCCGGTTAAACTATTAGGACCGTGTACGGATTCGTCCTGTGGGTGCAGGAGGTGCTGGTCCCGCTGCTCGGGACGGCGGGGTTGTTCGTGGCCGCTTTTCTGGACTCCTCGTTCCTGAGCCTGCCCGAAATCAACGATCTGCTGGTGGTGACCGCGGCTTCCGCTCGGCCGGAGACGGCCTGGTTCGCTGTAACCATGGCCACCTTGGGCTCCTTGACGGGGTGCTCCTTGCTCTGGTGGTTGGGGCGCCGGGGAGGCGAGGCACTCCTCGTGCGGCGCTTCGGGCCCGAGCGGACGGAGCGGACGCGGGCCGCGTTCCGGCGCTTTGGGGTGCTCTCCCTGGCCGTGCCCGCGCTCTTGCCCCCGCCCATTCCCTTCAAGATCTTCGTGCTGTCCGCGGGCGTGTTCGCCTTTCCCTACCGCCGCTTCTTGCTCACCCTCCTCGTGGCCCGGGGGCTTCGCTACACGTTTTGGGGCCTCATGGGCATCGTCTACGAGGATGAGGCCTTGAACCTGCTGCACACGATCGATCAATGGACGGCGGAGCACACCCCGATCCTGCTCGCGGTGGTGGCGGCGATCGCTCTGCTCGCCCTCGCGCGCTACCTCCGCCGTAGAACCCGCCCGGACGCCGGCATTGGTGGGGTCCGGTGAGTCTGGTATCATGGCCATCATGAAACCAGCCCGCTTCACCGCTCTCTGCATGGGGCTCTTGGCCGCATCCACGCTGGCCGGGGGTTTCTTGGGTGACCGGGTGCTCGCGGGGGGCGGCCGCCTCTCCGATCACCTGCGTCTGTACACCGCCATGCTGGGAGCGGTGGAAGACGAGTACGCGGAGGAGGTCAAGAGCGATCGCTTGGTTTCGGCTTCCATCCGGGAGCTGCTCCGGACCCTCGACCCCCACTCGAATTTCTTCGAAGCCAAGGAATACACGAACCTTCAAGAGCGGCAGAAGGGCTCCTACTACGGCCTCGGGATCACCGTGCAGGCCATCGATGGGAACATCACCGTGGTGGCCCCCTTCGAGGGCACGCCCGCCTTCCGGCTGGGCATCCGGGCCGGGGACGTGATCAGCCGTATCGAGGGACAAGACGCCCGAGGCATGACCATCGACGACGCCGTGAAGCGGCTGCGCGGCCCGAAGGGGACGCCCATCCACATCACCATCTTGCGCCAGGGCTACGAGGCCCCCCTCGAGTTCACAGTGATCCGCGACGCCATCCCCCTCCATTCCGTGCCCTATTACTTCATGGCCAACAAGACGGTGGGTTACGTGCGGCTCACCGATTTCAACGAGACCACCGCCTGCCGCCCCGGGGAGGGGACGGACTGCGAGCGGGAGCTGGAGAGAGCCCTGAAGAGTATGCAGCGGAGCGGGGCCACGTCGTTCCTGCTGGACATCCGGGACAATCCGGGAGGGCTGCTCGACCAGGCCTTCGCCGTCTCCAACCTCTTCTTGAAGAAGGGCCAGCTCGTGGTCTTCACTCGCGGGCGGGCGAAGCGGGACGAGTCGAACTACGTCACGGAGGCGGAAAGCCCCTTCGTGGGCGTCCCCCTCGTGGTCCTGACCTCCCGGCACAGCGCGAGCGCGGCCGAGATCGTGGCGGGGGCCATACAGGATCACGACCGGGGCCTGATTGTGGGGGAGACCACCTTCGGGAAGGGTCTCGTCCAGACCATCATGCCCCTGAGGAACGTGCGCGGCTACGCCCTCGCGCTGACCACCGCCCGCTACTACACGCCCTCCGGCCGGTCCATCCAGCGGGACTACGGCTCCACCGCCCTCGAGGAGTACTACTCCCCGCGTGACCGCAAGCCCTGCGACCAGGGGACGGGGGAGGCCAAGCTGACCGACGCCGGGCGCAAGGTCTACGGGGGCGACGGCATCACCCCCGATTACTGCGTGGAGCCGGAGACGCCTTCCAAGTTCGTCGCCGGCCTCATCACCCGCCAGGCCATCCTGAACTTCTCCCGCGCCTACGAGGCGGCGGAGGGGACGGGGGTCGCCCAGATCGCGGGCACGGGCTCGCGTTCCCAGGCCCAGTCGTCGAAGGTCCGGTTGATCGGGCGTGACTTCAAGGTGGACGACCGCGTGTTCGCCGAATTCCGGGCCTCCTTGAGCGCCCAGAAGCTGCGCTATACGGAGGAGGAGTTGACGGCGAACAAAGAGGCCCTGTCCCGATTGATCCTGGAGGAGGTGCTGCGCCAGGTCTTCGGGGAGGGGGAGGCGCGCAAGCGCACCCTGGCCTTCGACCCCCAGGTCAAGAAGGCCCTGGAGCTCGCCCCCCGCGCCGAGCGGCTCCTCTCGGACCCCCAGCGCTACGTGGCCGAGCGAGAGGCGGAGAGGCGGCTGGCCTCTCTGGCGAGATAACTCTCGGCGAGGCCGGCGGTTTGAGCCGGCCTCACAGGCGTGCTATCCTCCCGTCCCCGCGGAGGGCCAATCATGTTCACGCGCATCGGCCGTTTCTTTAAGGCCATCTTCAACGCCATCCTGGGCGAGGCGGAGGCCCAAGTTCCCCTCTCCATGCTGGAGCAGTCCGTGCGGGAGATGCTCGACAACCTCCGCTCCCTGCGGGAGGCCACCGCGACCACCATCGCCTTCGAGACCAAGGCCAAGCGGGACCTGGACGCCCAGAACGCCCGGGTCCGGAACTTGGACAAGCAGGCGGAGGAAGGGCTCCGCCAGGGGAACGAGAAGCTGGCCCGGCGCGCCCTGCAGCTCCAGGTCGAGGCCAAGGGCACCCGCGAGCGAGCGGATCAGACGTACAAGGCGTCCAAGCTGCGGGCGGACAACGCGCGCGCCAAGCTGACGGTGGAAGAGGAGCGGGTGCAGGGCAAGATCCGCCAGCTCGGCGAACTCAAAGCCATCCACCAAATGAACGAGGCCCAGCGGCGCATGCAGGCCATCACCGACGAGTACAACATCGACGGAGCGGTCAACGTGTTCGACAAGACCGCGGGCTCGATCCAGGAGCAGGCGGACAAGCTCTCCGCCATGGACACGATTGCGGTTTCGGAGGGCGAGGACCTGGACCGGCAGCTGGCGGCCATCAGCCAGAAGACCGAGGTGGACGCCGCCTTGGAAGCCCTGAAGAGCCGCCTGGCCGAGGCTCCGACCCCGAGCGCCGCTCCCGCCAAAGAGCGCCAGAAGATCTCCTCCGCCTTCGACGAGAAGTAGCCCCCCCGGGCGGCGTTCGCGAAAGTGCTAGAATGGGAGGTTGCCGCGCCCGGGGAGAGCCCGGGAGGCGGCGGCGCTCCATGCCCGCATCCATCGTCGCCCGCGGCGTCCGCGTCCACAACCTCAAGGGCATCGATGTCTCCATTCCCACCCGCAAGCTGGTGGTGGTCACGGGCGTCTCCGGTTCCGGCAAGAGCAGCCTGGCCTTCGACACCCTCTACGCCGAGGGGCAGCGCCGCTACGTGGAGAGCCTGTCCGCCTATGCCCGCCAGTTCCTGGAGAGGATGGAGAAGCCCGCGCTGGACGGCGTGGACGGGGTCTGCCCGGCCATCGCCATCCGGCAGCGTTCGCCCGCCCGCAACCCCCGCTCCACGGTGGCCACCGCCACCGAAGTTCATGATCATCTGCGGGTCCTGTTCGCCCGTATCGGCCACACGTTTTGCGACTCCTGCGGGAGCGAGGTCGTGCGGGACACCGCGGAGTCCGTGGCGGAGCGGCTCCTCGGACTCGCCCCCGGGACCCGGCTGCTTCTGGGCTTCCCCGTCTGGGCGGGGGGCACGCCGCCGGCCGACGTCTTCGAGCGCCTCCGCAAGCGTGGGTTCTCGCGGGTGCTCCGGGGTGAAGAGATCGCGTCCATCGAGGAGGGGGAGGCGGGGGGAGCCGTCCCGGACCCCCTGGTCGTGCTGGTCGACCGGCTGGAGGCAGGGGGGGCGGCGCGCTCCCGCCTGACCGACTCCGTCGAGACCGCGCTTGCCGAGGGCGGGGGCCAGGCCCAGGTGCAAGTGGTGGGCGGTCCTCTCCTCCGGTTCTCGGAGAGCTTCTCGTGCGCCCGCTGCGCCCGGTCCTTTCCCGAGCCCCAGCCCAGCCTCTTCTCCTTCAACAACCCGGTGGGGGCATGCCCCACCTGCCACGGTTTCGGGAACCTGATCCAAGTGGATCTCGACCTCGTGATTCCGGACAAGGAGAAGAGCCTGGCCGGGGGCGCGGTGGAGCCCTGGAACAAACCCCACTATCGGAGCCTGCTCGCCGACCTCAAGCGTTTCGCGCGGCGGCGGGGGATCTCGATCGAGACGCCTTGGTCGCGTCTCGACGAAGCCCACCGGCGGCTGGTCCTGGAGGGGGACGAGGAGTTCCCCGGGATCCTGGGCTTCTTCCGCTGGCTGGAGGCCAAGAAGTACAAGGTCCAGGTTCGGGTCTTCCTAAGCCGGTACCGGGGCTACCAGGAATGCCCGACCTGCCACGGCAGCCGCCTGCGGAAGGAGGCCCTGTGCGTCAAGATCGGGGGCCGCAGCCTGGATGAGGTATCGGCGTTTTCCGTCCGGGAAGCGCGCGCTTTCCTGGGGAGCTTGGACCTGGAGAAGGGGGAACGTCGGGTCGCTTCCAAGGTGCTCTCGGAGATCAATCGCCGCCTGGGCTTCCTGGGGGACGTGGGCCTCGACTATCTGACTCTGAACCGGCCGTCGGGCACGCTCGCGGGTGGAGAGGCCCAGAGGATCGCCCTCGCCACCGCCCTGGGCACGGGGCTGGTGGGAACGCTCTACGTCCTCGACGAGCCCTCGGTTGGTCTGCACCCGCGGGACACCGATCGGCTGATCCGGATCCTGGGCGCGCTGCGGGACCAGGGCAATACCGTGCTCGTGGTGGAGCACGACCCCGCGATCATGAGAGCCGCGGACTACATCATCGACCTCGGTCCAGGGGCCGGCGAACAGGGGGGACGGGTGGTGTTCCAGGGCAGCTTCCCGCAGCTGCTGGAGGACGGCCGCAGCCTCACCGGAAAGTATCTGCGGGGCGAGCTGCGGATCGGGGTCCCGCCCCGCCGCCGGCGGGGCAACGGCCTCAGCCTCGCCGTGCGGGGGGCCCGCACCCACAACCTCAAGAGCATCGACGTGCGGATACCGCTGGGGGCGTTCACCTGCGTGACCGGGGTCTCGGGCTCCGGCAAGTCCACCCTCGTCCATGACGTCCTCTGCGGGGCCATCTTGCGGCGTCGCCTGGGGGGCGAGCGCCCGCCGGGAGGGGAGACCGTCGAGGGCATCGAGTTCGTGGACGAAGTCGAGCTCGTCGACCAGTCGCCCATCGGCCGCAGCCCCCGCTCGAACCCCGTCACCTACCTCAAGGCCTTCGATGGGATCCGCGAGCTTTTCGCGGGCACCGCCGACGCCCGCCGGCTCGGCCTCACCGCCAGCCACTTCTCGTTCAACGTGCCGGGGGGCCGGTGCGAGGCCTGCGGGGGCGACGGCCAGGTGCGGGTGGACATGCAGTTCCTGGCGGATATCTACCTGGTCTGTGAAGCCTGCGGCGGCCGCCGCTACCGGGCCCCCGTTCTAGAGGTGCGTTACCGGGGCCGGACCATCGATCAGGTCCTGGACATGACCGTGCACGAAGCTCTCCACTTCTTCGCCGGCCAGCCGCGGGTGGTGCGCCGGCTCAAGGTGTTCGAGCAGATCGGCCTCGGTTACCTCCACCTCGGGCAGCCCGCGAACACCCTCTCCGGGGGAGAAGCCCAGCGGGTGAAGCTGGCCGCCCACCTTCTGCGACGGCCAGGTTCGAGGGTCCTGTACGTGCTCGACGAGCCCACCACCGGCCTGCACATGGGCGATGTGAGCGAGCTGCTGAGCTGCCTGCAGCGGCTGCTCGAGGGGGGAGCCACCCTGCTCGTGATCGAGCACAACCTGGACGTGATCAAGCAGGCGGACTGGGTGATCGACCTGGGGCCGGAGGGAGGGGTGGAGGGTGGCCAAGTGATCTTCCAGGGAACCCCGGAGGGCCTGGCCGCCCATGGTCGGGGGATCACCTCCTCTTACCTCCGCGCCGCCTTGAACGGCTCGCACGCGCGGGGGGAGGCAGCGAGCTGATCCCCGGGGGGCCGAAAGGCTTGTTGATCGGGGGATTCGATTTGATATCATCCCCGCGCATGACGGGCGCGACGAGGGGCAACCGGGGGAGGATGCAATGCGAATGACCCGCGCGCTGGCACCGGCCGTGCTGGCGATCGTGCTTTTTGTCCCCGACCCCGCGGGGGCGGTCGCCCGTCCTTCCTTCACCGATCTTATCGCCAACCTCAAGAGCCCGGTCGCCAAGACGCGCGAGGAGGCGGCGGTGGCCCTGGGCAAGAGCCGCCGGCGCGAGGCGGTAGCCCCGCTCTCCGCCCTCATCCGTGACCCCGAGCCCCGGGTGCGGCTGGAGGTGGTGCGGGCCCTGCGCGAGCTGCGTGATCTCTCCGCCGTGCCCGCGCTGGCGGCGGCGATCGCGGACGGCGACCTGAAGGTTCGGGAAGAGGTGATCGGGACCCTGGTCGAGCTCTACGCCGACCGCGACCGCAGCGGGCCCGTGGATCGCTTCCTGCAGCTGTTCTCCGACGAATACGACCGTTCCTCCCTCCCGCCCTTCACCACCGTGGACCCGAGCGTGGTCCGGGCCCTGGCCACGGCCCTCCGGGAGCAGGACAAGGGCATCCGGGAGGATGCGGCTTACGCGATCGGCATCGTCGACGGCCGCGGCGCGGTCCGCGACCTGGTGGCCGCGCTCCAGGACGCGGAGGCGCGGGTGAGGGCGGCCGCCGCCACCGCCATTGGCAAAGTGGGAACGGTGGAGGACGGCAAGGCTTTGATCCCGCTCCTGGGGGATGAGTCCACGGAGGTCCGCAACCGAGTGCTGCAAGCCCTGGGGGTCCTCAAGGTGAAGGAGGCGGGGCCCGCGCTGCGGGAGCTCTACGAGGCCAACCGGAGGAAGGACTTCGCGGTCAAAGTCCTGGCCTGCCTCAGTCGGATCGGCGACCCGAGCCAGGCCGATCTCTTCCGCCAGCTGCTGCAGGACCCCGACACGGACACGAGGCGGCTCGCTATCGAGGGCCTGGGGCGAATCTTGGATCCGTCGCTGCTGCCCGCCTTCAAGAAGGACTACCAGCGGGAGCGGAGCGACGAGCTGCGTCTGGCCTACAGCTTCGCCCTCACCTTGCTCGGGGACCACGCATTTGTCGACAGCCTCGTGCTCAGCCTGCCCTCGCGGACGCTCGGCACCCGGGCCCGGAACTACTTGCTCGAGATCGGTCCCAGCCTCCTCCCCGAGCTTTACCCCTACCTCAACGATCCCGAGGCGGAGATCCGGGCCAACCTCTGCGACATCATGGCCGAGCTCGGCAACCCGGAGGCCGTCCCCAAGATTGAGCCGCTCCTCAGCGATCCCAGCGCGAACGTGGCCGACCGGGCCAACCGAGCGGTGGAGCGCCTGCGCCGGAGCGCAGCCCCCCCCTCTGCCGCCCCTCCCGCCTCGCTCCGTTAAGCCGACCCGTCCGGGTGTGCTATGAGCCCTCGATTCCTGACCCTTCTCGTGATCCTTGCCGGCGTGGGGTGTCAGCGTCCGCCCGCGGGGGGCGGCGAAAGTGCCGGCCCTGCGGCCGCTGATCCCTGGAGGGAGGCCCGGGCCCTAATCGAGGCCGGGCAGCTCGACGCGGCCCTGGCCAAGATCCCCGGGGACTCCCGCGATCCGGAGGCGCTCGTCCTGCTCGGGAGGGTGTGGGCGCGGAAGGCGGCCACGGCACCCCTCCCCACACCTCCCCCGCCCCCCTCTCCCCTGGCGCGGGGGACGGCGCCCCCCGCCGCGCCCGAGTTCAAGCCCGAGGAGCTGCAGGCCCTCGAGTTCTATGAAAGGGCGGTGGGGGCGAGGCCCGACCATGCCGGCGCTCACCTGGGCCTGGCCGAACTCCTGGCGCCGCACGCGCATGCCCGGCTCGAGCGCGAGCGCGAGGCTGCGGCCCAGGCGGCCAGCCGGCGGGGCCGCAAGGGAAAGGCGCCCGAGCCCGCCGCGCCCGTGCCGGAGGGGCCGGACGCGAGCATCGAACGCGTGGTGCGCGAGTACCGCCTGGCCGCCCAGGGCGACCCTCGGGCCAAGGCCCCGGTGGAGGAGCTCATCACGTTTGCCGAAAACGCGGGGCGCTTGGAGGACGCCAACCTGGCCTTTCAGGAGCTGCTCCGGCGGGACAAGGAGAAGGCGGAGCCGTTTATTCGCTACGGGGACTTCCTCCTCCACCAAAAGAAGGACGGGATGGGGGCCATCGGCGAGTACGCCCAGGCTCTGATGTGGAAGCCGGACGACGACGCCACCCGGGCCAAAATCGCCGATATTTACTTGGCCATGGCCGCCGAGCATCTCGGCCAGCGCGAATATGCCTCCGCGGAGGCGCGCCTGAAGGACGCCCAGAGATACATCACGGATAAGAACTCGCCCCAGGGACTGAAGATCCAGGACGAGCTGTCACAGCTGATGCAGATCCGGGGGCGGCCGCCCGGCCGCTGAGGGGAGGGCGCCAGCCCCCGTTCCTCAGAAGGGGGTATGGCCCTGGCCGTTGTCGTCGATGTAGATGAGACCGCTCTCGCTGGGGGTCCCCGCGGAGTCGAAAGCGGTGATCACCTGGCCTCCCACGATCAGCCGAGAGGCGGCAACGCCTCCGCTCGCGGTCTCGACCAGATGGGGATCGTAGACCCGCACGAAGTAGGGCTCGTCGCGGGGAGGAAAGTTGGCGGGTACGCCCGTCACCGTCCCCGACCAGGTGAGGGTGCCGGGGGTGAGGGTGAGCAAGACCCCCGCCTGGATCCCGGGCGGCGGCTGGCGCATCCAGCTCCCGAAGAAGACTACGGGATTCTCGCAGAGGGCGACGTTGCTGGGGATTACGGCCACGCAGCCCGCGGGCTGGCGATACTCCAGCCGCACTGAAACCAGGCGGGGCACGGACACCGGGGAGGGCCCCTCCATGGTCTGCACCTGGAAGCAGGCGCTCGTGAGGCTGGCGGCCACCAGCAGCGCTCCCCGTCCCCCGCGCGCGATGACGGTCATCGTTCTCCCCGGGCCCGCGGGGGATTCGGCCGCCCCGCCGGGCTTCCCGCCATTTCGACCCGATGATACCATCTCCGCGTTCCCATGGCAGACCGCGCTCAGACCCTGGTCCTCGTCCTCGATGATGACGACGACGTGCGCCGCACGTGCCTGGACCTCTTGCAGGCGCGCGGTCATCAGGCGGTGGGAGCGGCGTCGGTGGGAGAGGGCCTGCGGCTGTTCGACGAGCGGCGCCCGCAGGCCGTGCTCCTGGACCTGAAGCTCCCGGATGGCGCGGGAATCGACGTGCTCCGAGAGATGGAGCGGCGGGCCCCGGGGACGCCGGTGGTGGTCATATCGGGGTATGGCAACGTCACGGAGGCGGTGGAGTCCATGCGCGTGGGGGCTGCCGACTTCATCGAGAAGCCGGTGGCCCGCGAGCGTCTGTTCCAGGTTCTGGACCGGGTCCTGGATTCGCCCAACCTGGGGCGGGAGGCGGATCTCGAGAAGCTGGCCGACGGTTCGCGCTATGGCACGGTGGGCCGATCCGATCCCATGCGGCGCATCTATCAACTCGTGGAGATGGCCGCCCCCACCAAGTGCCGGGTCCTGATCTCGGGGGAGCGGGGGACGGGGAAAGAGCTGATCGCACGCGCCATCCACGCCCTCTCCCCGCGGCGGGACAAGGCCTTCATCCAGATGAACTGTGCGGCCATCCCCGCGGAGCTCATCGAGAGCGAGATGTTCGGCCACGTTCGGGGGGCCTTCACGGGCGCCCTCGGCGACCGCAAGGGCAAGTTCGAGAGCGCGGCCCACGGCACCCTGTTCCTGGACGAGATCGGGGACATGAGCCTGATGACCCAGGTGAAGTTGCTCCGTGTCCTGCAAGAGGGGGAGGTCACCCCGGTGGGGAGCGCGGAGAGCCGGCCCGTCGATGTGCGCATCCTGGCTGCCACCAGCAAGAACCTGGTCGAAGAGATCGAGCGGGGAGCCTTCCGGGAGGACCTTTACGACCGCCTCAATGTCCTCAACATCGCCGTCCCCCCCCTGCGGGCGAGGCGGGAGGACATCCCCGAGCTGGCCCAGCACTTCCTGCGCCTGTCCAGCGTGGAAAACGACCTCAAGCCCAAGCGGCTCGCGCCGCGGGCAGTGGACTTCCTGACCCAGCTCCCCTGGCGGGGCAACGTGCGCGAGCTGCGCAACCTGATGGAGCGGCTGGTGGTGCTGGTGAGCAAGGAGGTCGTGACGCACCGCGATGTGATGGAGGCGCTCCAGATGACGGGGGCGGGGGCGCCCGCGGACGGCGGCCCCCTGCCCCTGCGCCAGGCGCGATCGCGCTTCGAGCGGCAGTACATCCTGGAGCGGCTCTCTGCGAACCGAGGGAACCTCGGGGAGACGGCCCGCGACCTCGGGATCGAGCGGACCAACCTCTATCGGAAGATGAAGCAACTCGGCCTCAGCAGCGATAAAGGGGCCCGCACCCACACGGGGGCTCGGAAGACAACGAGCTAGCGACGGTGGTGCCCCCCCGCACGGAACTAACCGGGATCCCCCCCCAGGGGCGAGCCTTCGCCCCACCGGGCCCAGGAGTTCCAGCAAGGCGCGGACATCGGCGGGGTCGGCGATTCCCATTGCCGAACCGATGTTGCAGGACCGATAGCGGCTAGTTGCAATCACGCAGCATTCTGGGGGCCCCTTTTTCGGCTACTCGCCCGCAAAGTGCTGATTTATTGGATAATTAGTCATTTGGCTGATCGTTGGCGCGCTTCCTGCTTTAGAGGGTGTGCGATTGGGATCGCTTCATCCAGCCCTTTGCCGGCTGGTAGCGTCGGGGCCATCCGAAGCGTTCGACGAGGTTTGGAGGGAGCCGCGTCGGGCGCATCGGGCGTGGGGGTCACGTCGACCCCGCGGGCATCCGATGACCTCCAGCCGGGCCAGGCGGGTGACAGCGATCCCTTTTTTCTTGCCCTTCCCGCCCCTTTGACCGCCTCCCGCCCTGCGGTGTAGATTCAGCGTTTCGCCCTTCGGCGGGAGATTCACGAGTGGCCGCAAAGAAAGCCTTCATCACCGGCATCACCGGCCAGGACGGCAGCTACCTGGCGGAGCTCCTCCTCGAGAAGGGGTACGAGGTCCACGGGCTGGTGCGTCGGAGCAGCTCGTTCAACACCTGGCGCATCGACCACGTGCGTGACCATCTGATCCTTCACTACGGGGACCTCGTGGACCAGAACAGCCTGATCCGCACCCTGGAGGGCGTTTCCCCGGACGAGGTCTACAACCTGGCCGCCCAGAGCCACGTCAAGGTTTCCTTCGAGATG
This genomic window contains:
- a CDS encoding outer membrane beta-barrel protein; this encodes MQRAMAVLTLALVAAVPASARAGGLDLRLGAFFPSGNSNLFDDDNQLYLHNGHPVTKSDFNGIYGGLEYNARLARNVEIGFSVDGYGRSLDTSYRDFVSPSGDEIRQTLRLNIVPVGVSIRIVPTNRRAALAPYIAVGADLVFWNYEEFGDFVDFSAPAPQPIVPDHFKSSGVSPGAHVAVGLRIALSRDFSLVGEGRYLWAKADMGGDFAATQPGLGNRIDLGGASATLGIHLRF
- a CDS encoding VTT domain-containing protein, whose translation is MYGFVLWVQEVLVPLLGTAGLFVAAFLDSSFLSLPEINDLLVVTAASARPETAWFAVTMATLGSLTGCSLLWWLGRRGGEALLVRRFGPERTERTRAAFRRFGVLSLAVPALLPPPIPFKIFVLSAGVFAFPYRRFLLTLLVARGLRYTFWGLMGIVYEDEALNLLHTIDQWTAEHTPILLAVVAAIALLALARYLRRRTRPDAGIGGVR
- a CDS encoding S41 family peptidase, with the protein product MKPARFTALCMGLLAASTLAGGFLGDRVLAGGGRLSDHLRLYTAMLGAVEDEYAEEVKSDRLVSASIRELLRTLDPHSNFFEAKEYTNLQERQKGSYYGLGITVQAIDGNITVVAPFEGTPAFRLGIRAGDVISRIEGQDARGMTIDDAVKRLRGPKGTPIHITILRQGYEAPLEFTVIRDAIPLHSVPYYFMANKTVGYVRLTDFNETTACRPGEGTDCERELERALKSMQRSGATSFLLDIRDNPGGLLDQAFAVSNLFLKKGQLVVFTRGRAKRDESNYVTEAESPFVGVPLVVLTSRHSASAAEIVAGAIQDHDRGLIVGETTFGKGLVQTIMPLRNVRGYALALTTARYYTPSGRSIQRDYGSTALEEYYSPRDRKPCDQGTGEAKLTDAGRKVYGGDGITPDYCVEPETPSKFVAGLITRQAILNFSRAYEAAEGTGVAQIAGTGSRSQAQSSKVRLIGRDFKVDDRVFAEFRASLSAQKLRYTEEELTANKEALSRLILEEVLRQVFGEGEARKRTLAFDPQVKKALELAPRAERLLSDPQRYVAEREAERRLASLAR
- a CDS encoding PspA/IM30 family protein, yielding MFTRIGRFFKAIFNAILGEAEAQVPLSMLEQSVREMLDNLRSLREATATTIAFETKAKRDLDAQNARVRNLDKQAEEGLRQGNEKLARRALQLQVEAKGTRERADQTYKASKLRADNARAKLTVEEERVQGKIRQLGELKAIHQMNEAQRRMQAITDEYNIDGAVNVFDKTAGSIQEQADKLSAMDTIAVSEGEDLDRQLAAISQKTEVDAALEALKSRLAEAPTPSAAPAKERQKISSAFDEK
- the uvrA gene encoding excinuclease ABC subunit UvrA, whose amino-acid sequence is MPASIVARGVRVHNLKGIDVSIPTRKLVVVTGVSGSGKSSLAFDTLYAEGQRRYVESLSAYARQFLERMEKPALDGVDGVCPAIAIRQRSPARNPRSTVATATEVHDHLRVLFARIGHTFCDSCGSEVVRDTAESVAERLLGLAPGTRLLLGFPVWAGGTPPADVFERLRKRGFSRVLRGEEIASIEEGEAGGAVPDPLVVLVDRLEAGGAARSRLTDSVETALAEGGGQAQVQVVGGPLLRFSESFSCARCARSFPEPQPSLFSFNNPVGACPTCHGFGNLIQVDLDLVIPDKEKSLAGGAVEPWNKPHYRSLLADLKRFARRRGISIETPWSRLDEAHRRLVLEGDEEFPGILGFFRWLEAKKYKVQVRVFLSRYRGYQECPTCHGSRLRKEALCVKIGGRSLDEVSAFSVREARAFLGSLDLEKGERRVASKVLSEINRRLGFLGDVGLDYLTLNRPSGTLAGGEAQRIALATALGTGLVGTLYVLDEPSVGLHPRDTDRLIRILGALRDQGNTVLVVEHDPAIMRAADYIIDLGPGAGEQGGRVVFQGSFPQLLEDGRSLTGKYLRGELRIGVPPRRRRGNGLSLAVRGARTHNLKSIDVRIPLGAFTCVTGVSGSGKSTLVHDVLCGAILRRRLGGERPPGGETVEGIEFVDEVELVDQSPIGRSPRSNPVTYLKAFDGIRELFAGTADARRLGLTASHFSFNVPGGRCEACGGDGQVRVDMQFLADIYLVCEACGGRRYRAPVLEVRYRGRTIDQVLDMTVHEALHFFAGQPRVVRRLKVFEQIGLGYLHLGQPANTLSGGEAQRVKLAAHLLRRPGSRVLYVLDEPTTGLHMGDVSELLSCLQRLLEGGATLLVIEHNLDVIKQADWVIDLGPEGGVEGGQVIFQGTPEGLAAHGRGITSSYLRAALNGSHARGEAAS
- a CDS encoding HEAT repeat domain-containing protein → MTRALAPAVLAIVLFVPDPAGAVARPSFTDLIANLKSPVAKTREEAAVALGKSRRREAVAPLSALIRDPEPRVRLEVVRALRELRDLSAVPALAAAIADGDLKVREEVIGTLVELYADRDRSGPVDRFLQLFSDEYDRSSLPPFTTVDPSVVRALATALREQDKGIREDAAYAIGIVDGRGAVRDLVAALQDAEARVRAAAATAIGKVGTVEDGKALIPLLGDESTEVRNRVLQALGVLKVKEAGPALRELYEANRRKDFAVKVLACLSRIGDPSQADLFRQLLQDPDTDTRRLAIEGLGRILDPSLLPAFKKDYQRERSDELRLAYSFALTLLGDHAFVDSLVLSLPSRTLGTRARNYLLEIGPSLLPELYPYLNDPEAEIRANLCDIMAELGNPEAVPKIEPLLSDPSANVADRANRAVERLRRSAAPPSAAPPASLR
- a CDS encoding sigma-54 dependent transcriptional regulator, which gives rise to MADRAQTLVLVLDDDDDVRRTCLDLLQARGHQAVGAASVGEGLRLFDERRPQAVLLDLKLPDGAGIDVLREMERRAPGTPVVVISGYGNVTEAVESMRVGAADFIEKPVARERLFQVLDRVLDSPNLGREADLEKLADGSRYGTVGRSDPMRRIYQLVEMAAPTKCRVLISGERGTGKELIARAIHALSPRRDKAFIQMNCAAIPAELIESEMFGHVRGAFTGALGDRKGKFESAAHGTLFLDEIGDMSLMTQVKLLRVLQEGEVTPVGSAESRPVDVRILAATSKNLVEEIERGAFREDLYDRLNVLNIAVPPLRARREDIPELAQHFLRLSSVENDLKPKRLAPRAVDFLTQLPWRGNVRELRNLMERLVVLVSKEVVTHRDVMEALQMTGAGAPADGGPLPLRQARSRFERQYILERLSANRGNLGETARDLGIERTNLYRKMKQLGLSSDKGARTHTGARKTTS